DNA sequence from the Liolophura sinensis isolate JHLJ2023 chromosome 1, CUHK_Ljap_v2, whole genome shotgun sequence genome:
TGACCAATGAGTTGCATGATGTCATCTCAAACGTATTCTATTTAGCTCCGTTTACTTTGTCAATATATGTATCACTGTCATTTTACCAATTCAGGCCAAAGCAATGTGGTATGGAAGAAGAAATTTGGTTTGGAGCTCTCTTTAGTTCTACAAGTATATAAGTTCAACATTTAGGTTTTGCAGTCCAAGCATGATAACCCAGTGTAATAGACCTATCACCTTGGTTGTCGTCCAGAATCAGCGCTAGATGATCCAGGTTAATCTTCTGTGACTGCAAGATGTCGATGGCGGCCTGAAGAAAGTGGAGTGTTGACGGAGAGATGGAAGGTATGTCCGTGGAGCAGAAGGCCAGGGCGATGTAGAGTGGGGTGGAAGAACCGGGTTCTTCCCACAGGTAACAGTCTGAGGTCAGGTCTAGAATCGCTGTCCAGTTACCGTCCAGTGAAAAGTGCTCTACAATGCAAGATTGAAAcgacaaatttaataaattaataaattaaggTAATTCCAAaagcaaacatatttatttggtgaGAAACCACATCATCGTTGAAATAAACCCGTTGACCGTAACACTATGGTTCAAACTCTGTAATTCCATTGCCTCTTGcagatatatgaaaacatacacaccAAGAAGAGCCAGTTTCATGCACAAA
Encoded proteins:
- the LOC135462037 gene encoding uncharacterized protein LOC135462037, whose product is MAKVSTICSIVLLTHYMGFTKALDKLNILVPYDAAWSETWLEATLDTYRDAGTDTPLEYSTMWINQTNVFMLALQHFSLDGNWTAILDLTSDCYLWEEPGSSTPLYIALAFCSTDIPSISPSTLHFLQAAIDILQSQKINLDHLALILDDNQGDRSITLGYHAWTAKPKC